Within Phycisphaerae bacterium, the genomic segment AGTTGACCGAGAAGACAGACCGTGAGGCCATAGCCAGGCAGTTGAATCACTATTATGTCCGGAAGCTCGAGAAAGCCGGCTGGTACGTCGGCGCGTGCCGCAAGGGCGGAGTGAGCCCCGGTGCGGTGACGGTCACCTACATCTGGACCGATCGGGGCAAGGGTTCGCACACGTACAGCAAGGATTACTCCAGCATGAGCCTGCAGAGCACGTTTCGCGACCCCGAGGACTACCGCCGCGGTTTCTTCCACGTCCTGATCGCCGTCCGCGTCGACACGGACGTCAACCGAGCCCACGTCGCCATCAACTACTGGGGCAGAATCGGCTGACGAGGCCGGGCGATCTACGGGAGTAGCCTCGGACCTGATCCCAGCAAGTTGTCAGACAGTTCTGATCGGCGCCGGCCCTCAACCGTGGGCCTCCTGGCCGGCTTACTTGAGCAGGGCTACAAACCCCGCCTGCTCGAATGGTGATCACCGGTCAGGGCTTCCGAGATCCCGCGTTCCCGCATAACGACGAACGAGATGCAGTCTGTCAGGGACCATCTCTTGTCCGGGCGTGCCTCGTAAAGATCAACTCCGCGATCAAAAAGCTCGTCGGTTGTACTGACCACAAGTGCGCGCGGATCAGATCGCAGGTTGTCCAGGAATCTCCCAAACAGCGGTCGGTTGGGTGTGTCGGCCATCGCATCACCTACCTCAGTGAGCACTCAGGCTGTGGTCACAAGCGGACGTCGCAACGATACAGCCCACTCCGCTGCTTTCTTGTGGGCCTCGTCGTCGGGGTTTAGAATGGCGAGGAAGTAGAAGCTGTCGGCAAAGCAAGGGGTCATCGCTTGGGCGCCCCATGCAGATAGTGATCGTGGTTCCGGGCCAGGTCCTTCGGCAATCCGGTGGCCTTGCCCAAGACGTCCTTGAATACCTCAGCCCAACTGGGCAGGTCCTCCACCGGCTCGACGACCACCTCGGCGCCTTCCGGCAAAGCCGCCCCTCCCTCCAGCACCACCACACCGCCTTGCACTTTGCCTTTGTAGGTCATGCTTCACCTCGCAGAGTATTATACCACAGGAGCCAGGGGCTCATCCATCGCGGCAGAAGCGGATATGCGGTGCCGTGATGATTCGGTCTGACGCCCCAGGAAGCCTGCTCGTTCGACGTTCACTTGTTGAAGGTGGCAGTGGCCGCCTGCTCACGGCTCGATTTTCGTCCCCAGCACTTCCAGGAACTTGGCCAGCCATGCCGGGTGCGCCGGCCAGGCGGGGGCGGTGACCAGGTTGCCGCAGACGTGGGCCTGATCGATGCCGATCTCGACGTAGGTGCCGCCGGCGCCGGCGATATCCGGCCCGACGGCCGGGTAGGCACTGCACGTTTTACCCTGCAGAGCCCCGGCGGCGGCCAGCAGTTGGGCCCCGTGGCAGATGGCTGCGATGGGTTTTTTTGTCCTGACGAAATGCTGGACGATCTTGATGACCTGTTCATTGAGCCGCAGGTATTCCGGAGCCCTGCCGCCGGGAATGACCAACGCGTGGTAATCATCCGGTGACAGCCCGGCGAACGTCGCGTTCAGCGTGAAGTTGTGCCCGGGCTTTTCGCTGTAGGTCTGGTCGCCCTCGAAATCGTGGATGGCCGTCCGGACTTTCTCGCCGGCCTTCTTGCCCGGGCAGACGGCGTGTACCGTGTGCCCGACCATTTGCAGGGCCTGAAAGGGGACCATTACTTCGTAGTCCTCGACGAAATCCCCGACGATCATCAGGATCTTCTTGGCACTCATAGTTGGT encodes:
- a CDS encoding DJ-1/PfpI family protein, with product MSAKKILMIVGDFVEDYEVMVPFQALQMVGHTVHAVCPGKKAGEKVRTAIHDFEGDQTYSEKPGHNFTLNATFAGLSPDDYHALVIPGGRAPEYLRLNEQVIKIVQHFVRTKKPIAAICHGAQLLAAAGALQGKTCSAYPAVGPDIAGAGGTYVEIGIDQAHVCGNLVTAPAWPAHPAWLAKFLEVLGTKIEP